The Methanobrevibacter boviskoreani JH1 genomic interval GATAATTATCAGTATATTTTAGCGAATCATATTGTGGATGATTTTTCAATAGACAATATCTTAAGTTTTAACTATCTAAAAGATTCTAAATTAATGCAAATATCCAGAAAAGATGTTTTTGCAATAGATAAACTATTAATTGATAATATGAAAAACAGTAAGTTTCTCTATTTTATATTCTCAGAACTTAATCTAAGATATGTTGAGATAATTTCCGAATTATTGAGTGAACATATTCCCGTAAAACTGATTATCCCCCAAGAGATTAGGGTTAAATTTATAGATAGTTTTGATAGGGATCTTATTAACAAAGCCTTCATGGATAAAAGATTTTACTTTCTTGCGACATCCGATAAGATTCATTTAAACCTTTTTGTAAATGATTTTATGATGGCTTTCAATTTATTCCATGAAACAGGAATAGTTGATAAGAATAATGTAATCATATCTAACAATGATTTGTCTTTAAAATGGGCTAAATCTGTTTTTAATAATTGTTTTGAAAAGGGTGGAATAAAATACGGCTCATTGGCT includes:
- a CDS encoding transcriptional regulator FilR1 domain-containing protein, with amino-acid sequence MKTFKKTCGGLLKDEYIDKLNAIWDEISTISNPNRIKILYFLFNQEEANVKEIHEKVNLSYPTISNNFKVLLKEEYVFKHKSYYYVGASGKIKLQLLFKLTDIFNIADNYQYILANHIVDDFSIDNILSFNYLKDSKLMQISRKDVFAIDKLLIDNMKNSKFLYFIFSELNLRYVEIISELLSEHIPVKLIIPQEIRVKFIDSFDRDLINKAFMDKRFYFLATSDKIHLNLFVNDFMMAFNLFHETGIVDKNNVIISNNDLSLKWAKSVFNNCFEKGGIKYGSLAE